In one Sphingobacterium daejeonense genomic region, the following are encoded:
- a CDS encoding efflux RND transporter permease subunit, whose protein sequence is MSWHCSPLPITQFPDIVPPSVVVTANYTGANAEVSTNAVAIPLEKAINGVAGMTYMSSVSTNNGNTLIQVFFEVGTDPDIAAVNVQNRVTTVLDELPEEVIKAGVTTEKEVNSMLMYLNLYTDDETADERFIYNFTDINILKELKRIEGVGFAQIMGMKDYAMRIWVKPDRLSAYSISTEELVTALRRQNIEAAPGQTGISSDKTVNMQQYVLRYPGKFTEISEYENIPIRANVDGSIIRVKDIADVEFGSLDYEMVSKTDGRPSASIMIKQLPGSNAQEVIQRVKDRMAELKDATFPPGMTYTMGYDVSRFLNASISSVLVTLVEAFILVFLVVFIFLQDFRATIIPILAVPVCLIGSLFFMQMMGFSINLLTLFALVLAIGIVVDNGIVVVEAVYAKMEEEHLSPMEATLAAMDEVGSAVIAITLVMSAVFVPVAFLSGPVGIFYRQFSLTLAAAIVISGINALTLTPALCAIILRSPHDKKPGNGLLDRFFRGFNKVYDRISGGYKGLLSKIAGRRIITLLGLVIMFIATWGSAAILPSGFIPTEDQGMIYVAVTTPPGATVDRTEAVLNEVDAISRELDMVETVSILAGYSIVTEVSGASYGMGMINLKQWDERKESVDDVMKILRERTAHIADAEIEFFPPPTVPGFGNSSGFELRLLDRSGNEDLAQTNEVVNEFISKLTEDEVIESASTTFDVNFPQYMLKIDYDLAAKKGISVENSMNTLQTLLGSLYATNFIRYGQMYKVMVQSDAFARQRPEDVLNLYVKTEEGEMVPYSSFMTMERVYGPEQITRYNMFTSAMITGQAAPGFSSGQAIEAVERISAELPQGYAIEWSGMTREQKISGNQAAYIFLLCLVFVYLLLAAQYESFLLPMPVLLCLPAGLFGAFLFLKVFGLENNIYAQVSLVMLIGLLGKNAILIVEYANLKRKQGMDVLTASIEGAVARLRPILMTSFAFAAGLIPLMLASGAGAIGNRTIGSAAVGGMVIGTIIGVIVIPGLVVLFSKREKKKKIKQASKVAVVSVILLFLVASCSVPKTAAQKEISPELGSQTEQVLNDTNSIATLPWKEVFTDSQLISLIDSAMLYNMDVRQAIHRIEMAQANFRFRKSALYPSLDAAVEGGLRKYGHYTESGIGNYDSNFSENLTDDEKLPEPFVPDYFVGVRSSWELDLWGKLRNRREAAFLQLMSESELKRLIETELISSMASAYYELISLDEKVKVYGENIKLHERALEIIEAQKEAGRADELAVQQFKSLLSESKANRAHAEQEILAYEHQINTLLGRVYQPIARSSNVIGSEMLFQDLSVGNLDDLLNNRLDIRKAGMDMKADYHELESSRLAFLPTVAISPHLGLQSFSLDKLFSLDKSVTYGLFGGITMPIFRQRELKSEYERMKASYGISFLEYEKTVLNAVNEVSLALTTQDAIENRSVHVKDQVVALESSIGAAEELFIAGRVTYLDIITAQKGLIEAQVTDVEINKEKMLNQVVLYKALGGGWQ, encoded by the coding sequence GTGTCTTGGCATTGTTCACCCTTGCCCATCACCCAGTTCCCTGATATCGTACCTCCATCTGTCGTGGTAACAGCAAACTATACTGGTGCGAATGCCGAAGTAAGTACAAATGCTGTAGCTATCCCATTGGAAAAAGCTATTAATGGGGTAGCAGGGATGACCTACATGAGTTCAGTGTCTACCAATAATGGTAACACGTTGATTCAGGTCTTCTTTGAAGTGGGTACAGACCCAGATATTGCTGCGGTAAACGTGCAGAACAGGGTAACAACCGTATTGGACGAATTACCTGAAGAAGTTATCAAAGCTGGTGTAACCACAGAAAAAGAAGTGAACAGTATGTTGATGTATCTGAATTTGTATACAGATGACGAGACTGCTGACGAAAGATTTATATACAACTTTACCGATATCAACATCCTTAAGGAATTAAAACGTATCGAAGGAGTTGGATTTGCACAGATCATGGGAATGAAGGATTATGCAATGCGTATCTGGGTTAAGCCAGATCGATTATCTGCATATTCCATATCCACAGAGGAATTAGTTACTGCATTACGTAGACAGAATATCGAAGCGGCACCTGGTCAGACAGGGATCAGCTCGGATAAAACAGTCAACATGCAGCAATATGTACTCCGTTATCCTGGTAAATTTACAGAGATCAGCGAATATGAAAATATTCCAATCCGTGCCAATGTTGATGGGTCCATTATTCGTGTAAAAGATATTGCAGATGTAGAATTTGGATCCTTGGATTATGAGATGGTTTCAAAAACAGATGGTAGACCTTCTGCTTCAATTATGATCAAGCAGCTGCCAGGTTCAAATGCTCAGGAAGTAATCCAACGTGTGAAGGACCGAATGGCAGAATTAAAAGATGCTACCTTCCCTCCTGGAATGACCTATACGATGGGCTATGATGTTTCTCGTTTCTTGAATGCGTCTATTTCCAGTGTATTGGTGACTTTAGTGGAAGCCTTTATCTTGGTATTTTTGGTCGTTTTTATTTTCCTTCAGGATTTTAGAGCAACCATTATTCCAATCCTTGCCGTACCGGTGTGTTTGATCGGTTCGCTATTCTTTATGCAGATGATGGGTTTCTCCATCAATCTATTGACTTTATTCGCACTCGTCTTAGCCATAGGTATTGTCGTCGACAACGGTATTGTCGTCGTCGAGGCCGTGTATGCCAAGATGGAGGAAGAACATCTTTCTCCTATGGAAGCTACATTGGCCGCAATGGATGAAGTAGGGTCGGCAGTAATTGCTATTACGTTGGTAATGTCAGCGGTATTTGTACCTGTTGCTTTCCTTTCGGGACCTGTGGGTATTTTCTATAGACAGTTCTCGTTGACACTTGCTGCTGCAATTGTGATTTCAGGTATCAACGCATTGACATTGACACCAGCACTTTGTGCCATTATCCTTCGTTCACCACATGATAAAAAACCCGGAAACGGACTGTTGGACCGCTTCTTTAGAGGTTTTAACAAAGTATATGATAGAATTTCTGGAGGGTACAAAGGATTGCTCTCAAAGATTGCAGGTCGTCGCATAATTACTTTATTAGGGTTAGTTATTATGTTCATTGCAACTTGGGGTTCCGCAGCAATCCTACCTTCCGGATTTATTCCAACTGAAGATCAGGGTATGATCTATGTTGCTGTAACTACGCCGCCGGGTGCTACAGTAGACCGTACTGAAGCAGTTCTAAATGAAGTGGATGCCATTTCTAGAGAGCTGGATATGGTAGAGACTGTATCTATCTTAGCAGGTTATAGTATCGTGACGGAAGTATCTGGTGCATCCTACGGTATGGGTATGATCAACCTGAAACAATGGGATGAACGTAAAGAATCTGTAGATGATGTCATGAAAATCCTTCGTGAGCGAACTGCTCATATTGCTGATGCTGAAATTGAATTTTTCCCGCCACCAACGGTGCCAGGATTCGGTAACTCATCAGGATTTGAGTTGAGGCTTTTGGATAGATCCGGAAATGAAGATTTAGCTCAAACAAACGAAGTCGTAAATGAATTTATTTCAAAACTTACCGAAGACGAAGTTATTGAAAGTGCAAGTACGACTTTCGATGTAAACTTCCCTCAATATATGCTGAAGATCGACTATGACCTTGCAGCAAAGAAAGGTATCTCTGTAGAGAATTCCATGAATACCTTACAGACCTTATTGGGTAGTTTGTATGCTACCAACTTTATTCGCTATGGTCAAATGTACAAGGTGATGGTGCAGTCTGATGCATTTGCAAGGCAGCGTCCTGAAGATGTATTGAACCTATATGTTAAGACTGAAGAAGGGGAGATGGTTCCTTACTCATCTTTTATGACGATGGAACGAGTTTATGGTCCGGAGCAGATCACACGTTATAATATGTTTACTTCGGCGATGATCACTGGTCAGGCTGCGCCTGGATTCAGTTCGGGGCAAGCTATTGAAGCAGTTGAAAGAATATCCGCTGAATTACCTCAAGGCTATGCTATAGAGTGGTCTGGTATGACACGCGAGCAAAAGATTTCCGGTAATCAAGCTGCCTATATTTTCCTGCTTTGTTTGGTCTTTGTGTATTTGCTTTTGGCTGCGCAATACGAAAGTTTCTTATTGCCAATGCCGGTTCTTTTATGTTTGCCAGCAGGACTGTTCGGTGCATTCTTGTTCCTAAAAGTCTTCGGGCTGGAGAACAATATCTACGCGCAGGTATCCCTGGTCATGCTGATCGGTTTATTGGGTAAGAACGCAATCCTTATTGTTGAATATGCTAACCTAAAACGAAAACAGGGCATGGATGTGTTAACTGCTTCTATTGAAGGTGCTGTTGCGCGTTTACGTCCGATTCTGATGACTTCATTTGCATTTGCTGCAGGTTTGATCCCGTTGATGCTGGCAAGTGGAGCAGGGGCAATCGGTAATAGAACCATTGGTTCTGCGGCTGTAGGAGGTATGGTTATCGGTACTATCATCGGTGTAATCGTTATTCCGGGTTTAGTAGTACTTTTCTCAAAACGTGAAAAGAAAAAGAAAATCAAGCAAGCCAGTAAAGTAGCAGTTGTTTCTGTAATTCTTTTGTTCCTTGTGGCTTCTTGTTCGGTTCCAAAAACAGCAGCGCAGAAAGAAATCTCGCCTGAACTCGGTAGCCAAACTGAGCAGGTTTTGAACGATACAAACTCTATCGCGACCTTACCTTGGAAAGAAGTGTTTACAGATTCACAGCTGATCTCATTGATCGATTCTGCGATGCTGTACAATATGGATGTTCGCCAAGCAATCCACCGGATCGAAATGGCACAAGCTAATTTTAGGTTCCGTAAATCGGCATTGTATCCATCCTTGGATGCTGCGGTAGAAGGTGGCTTGAGGAAATACGGCCATTATACGGAATCCGGAATAGGTAATTATGACTCTAATTTTTCCGAAAACTTAACCGACGACGAGAAACTCCCTGAACCTTTTGTCCCTGATTACTTTGTGGGCGTTCGTTCTTCTTGGGAGCTTGATTTATGGGGCAAGCTGAGGAACCGTAGAGAAGCAGCATTCTTGCAGTTGATGTCTGAAAGTGAGCTGAAGCGACTGATTGAGACCGAGCTGATTTCTAGTATGGCCTCTGCTTACTACGAATTGATCAGCCTGGATGAGAAAGTTAAAGTCTATGGAGAGAATATCAAACTCCATGAACGTGCTCTTGAAATTATTGAAGCTCAAAAGGAAGCCGGTCGTGCTGATGAATTGGCAGTGCAGCAGTTTAAGTCGCTCCTGTCGGAGTCCAAAGCTAACCGTGCTCATGCCGAACAAGAAATATTGGCCTATGAACACCAGATCAATACGCTGTTGGGCCGAGTGTATCAGCCAATTGCCAGAAGCAGCAATGTCATTGGTTCGGAAATGCTGTTCCAGGACTTGTCTGTTGGTAATCTTGATGACCTTTTGAATAATCGTTTGGATATCCGCAAAGCTGGTATGGACATGAAAGCCGATTATCATGAATTGGAATCTTCACGTTTGGCATTCTTGCCTACGGTTGCCATTAGCCCCCATTTAGGTCTGCAGTCCTTTAGTCTCGACAAGCTATTCAGTCTGGACAAGTCAGTGACTTATGGTCTGTTCGGAGGGATTACGATGCCAATCTTTAGGCAAAGAGAATTGAAGTCGGAATATGAACGCATGAAAGCGTCCTACGGCATCAGTTTCTTGGAATATGAAAAAACGGTCTTAAATGCGGTCAATGAAGTTTCCTTGGCATTGACAACACAGGATGCCATTGAAAACCGTTCGGTACATGTGAAAGACCAAGTTGTAGCACTTGAATCTTCTATTGGTGCTGCAGAAGAATTGTTTATAGCAGGACGGGTCACCTACCTGGACATCATCACAGCGCAAAAAGGGTTGATCGAAGCACAGGTCACTGATGTGGAAATCAATAAAGAGAAAATGCTTAATCAAGTTGTTCTCTATAAAGCCCTTGGTGGTGGATGGCAATAA
- a CDS encoding efflux RND transporter periplasmic adaptor subunit, whose protein sequence is MKVQHRAARAKVGEAEAVLNQARTRMANTQIRAPFDGRIDRIQLKEGSLLEEGSLLTTIADINNMNVYFDISEQEYLGIASDSSFNRNNFKKEVQLILANGFLYPTKGIAEIVESGFEASTGSISLRARFQNPQGLLKHGATGRIGVPVQTGDLLLVHQKSVFEIQDKAYVYTLKGDTVKMTPFQSGQRVGHYYVVENGLPADSKVVYEGAKTLRDGMVIQPKMVKN, encoded by the coding sequence TTGAAGGTACAGCATCGTGCAGCAAGGGCAAAGGTCGGTGAAGCTGAGGCTGTTTTGAACCAAGCGAGAACGCGTATGGCAAACACTCAAATCCGCGCACCTTTTGATGGAAGAATTGATAGGATTCAACTGAAAGAAGGGTCTTTGTTGGAAGAAGGTTCTTTATTGACTACCATCGCCGACATAAACAATATGAATGTTTACTTTGATATCTCAGAACAAGAATACTTGGGAATTGCTTCTGATTCGTCATTCAACAGGAATAATTTCAAAAAAGAAGTGCAATTGATCTTGGCCAATGGATTTCTTTATCCAACAAAGGGCATTGCTGAAATCGTGGAAAGTGGATTTGAAGCAAGTACAGGTTCAATATCCTTGAGAGCTAGATTCCAAAACCCACAAGGATTATTAAAACACGGTGCAACAGGAAGGATCGGTGTGCCTGTTCAGACCGGAGACTTATTGTTAGTGCACCAAAAATCAGTTTTTGAAATCCAGGATAAAGCATATGTATATACCTTAAAAGGTGACACTGTTAAAATGACTCCTTTTCAATCTGGCCAACGTGTTGGACATTATTATGTAGTTGAAAACGGATTGCCAGCAGATTCTAAGGTGGTTTACGAAGGTGCTAAAACACTTCGTGATGGGATGGTTATTCAACCAAAAATGGTTAAAAACTAA
- a CDS encoding biotin/lipoyl-binding protein, whose protein sequence is MHIAELNTLLYSILFIYHIYFCYEKQNILLPVVGCALFVASCTATSNEKTTAEAPKVVPVTNLVQLDTVVYKEYIADIQSQRNVELRSRLVGFLDRIFVDEGAFVKKGQVLFSLVADEYRADLAQAQAAVSSAEAEVKKVELEMERTQKLVQKKYRKFYRI, encoded by the coding sequence ATGCATATAGCTGAGCTAAATACACTATTGTATTCTATTTTATTTATATACCACATTTATTTTTGCTATGAAAAACAAAACATACTACTTCCGGTAGTAGGTTGTGCACTATTTGTTGCGTCTTGTACTGCAACAAGCAACGAAAAAACAACGGCCGAGGCGCCAAAAGTCGTACCTGTAACTAATCTGGTCCAATTGGACACAGTAGTCTACAAAGAATATATCGCAGATATTCAGTCCCAACGAAACGTAGAATTGCGCTCTCGTTTAGTTGGCTTTTTGGACAGGATCTTTGTCGATGAGGGTGCTTTTGTAAAAAAAGGCCAGGTCCTGTTCTCTTTGGTAGCCGATGAATATCGCGCTGACCTTGCCCAAGCACAGGCTGCAGTAAGCAGTGCTGAAGCAGAAGTTAAAAAAGTAGAATTGGAAATGGAAAGAACCCAAAAATTGGTTCAAAAAAAATATCGTAAGTTCTACAGAATATGA
- the ccoS gene encoding cbb3-type cytochrome oxidase assembly protein CcoS, translating to MNIIFFLIGCSVLIALFFLGAFFWASKNGQHEDTYTPSVRILFDDEPSEPEPNSEKVASKN from the coding sequence ATGAACATCATATTTTTCTTAATCGGTTGTAGCGTACTCATTGCGTTGTTCTTTTTGGGGGCCTTTTTTTGGGCAAGCAAGAATGGACAACATGAAGATACCTATACACCTTCTGTAAGAATTTTGTTTGACGACGAACCATCAGAACCAGAACCGAACTCTGAAAAAGTGGCTTCAAAAAACTAA